A single window of Dermochelys coriacea isolate rDerCor1 chromosome 14, rDerCor1.pri.v4, whole genome shotgun sequence DNA harbors:
- the LOC119842860 gene encoding zinc finger protein RFP-like: MATVEKLQEEASCSICLEYFQDPVSIHCGHNFCRACITQCWGKLAINFSCPQCRQTAQQRNFRLNRELANMVELVKQLKLPPAKEPEVEHMCEKHREPLKLFCVEEQQLICLVCRESWAHGAHVVVPIEEAAQKYKEQVKARLQALREEREKLLEFKLTGERRSWEYLEKIKKERQRIGFEFQQLHQFLEEQERLLLARLGELDRIMKWQKETVTRFPIEISHLNSLISELEGKCQQPASDFLQDIRITLSRCKMFQQPMGISPELEKRLSDFSQQTIALKETLRKFKANVTLDPDTAHPQLILSVDGKGVRRGHEQRDLPDNPERFDSVLSVLGREGFASGRCYWEVEVGVGGIWSVGVARESVRRKGRMSNYPEQEIWAVGHWGSQYRAYTSCETILPLPTIPRRIRVALDYEGGRVAFFDVDNKFLIFIFPPASFTGERLFPFFLAGSPLRLCP, encoded by the exons ATGGCTACTGTGGAAAAACTCCAAGAGGAAGCTTCTTGTTCCATCTGCTTGGAGTATTTCCAAGACCCGGTGTCTATACACTGTGGGCACAACTTCTGCCGAGCCTGCATCACTCAGTGCTGGGGCAAACTGGCTATAAACTTCTCCTGCCCCCAATGCAGACAGACCGCCCAGCAGAGAAACTTCAGGCTCAACAGGGAGCTGGCGAACATGGTGGAGCTAGTGAAACAGCTGAAGTTACCTCCAGCAAAAGAGCCAGAGGTAGAGCACATGTGTGAGAAACATAGGGAGCCTCTGAAACTCTTCTGTGTGGAGGAACAACAATTAATATGTTTGGTCTGCAGAGAGTCCTGGGCGCATGGAGCTCACGTTGTGGTTCCCATAGAGGAGGCTGCCCAGAAGTACAAG GAGCAAGTCAAGGCTCGACTGCAGGctctgagggaagagagagaaaaactccTGGAATTTAAACTGACTGGcgagaggaggagctgggagtatCTG GAAAAGATCAAAAAGGAGAGGCAGAGAATTGGGTTTGAATTTCAGCAGCTCCACCAGTTTCTGGAGGAACaagagcgcctcctgctggcccgGCTGGGAGAGTTGGACAGGATTATGAAGTGGCAAAAGGAAACGGTCACGAGATTTCCCATAGAGATTTCCCATCTTAATAGCCTGATCAGTGAGCTGGAGGGGAAGTGCCAGCAGCCAGCGAGTGATTTCCTGCAG GACATCAGGATCACCTTGAGCAG GTGCAAAATGTTCCAGCAGCCCATGGGGATTTCTCCTGAGCTGGAAAAGAGGCTCAGTGATTTCTCTCAACAAACTATTGCTTTAAAGGAGACCCTGAGGAAATTCAAAG CGaatgtgactctggatccagacacggctCATCCCCAGCTCATCCTGTCTGTGGATGGGAAAGGCGTGAGACGGGGACACGAGCAGCGGGATCTGCCCGACAATCCCGAGCGATTTGATTCTGTTCTCTCTGTGCTGGGCCGTGAGGGGTTCGCCTCGGGCAGATGctactgggaggtggaggtgggcgTTGGGGGAATCTGGTCGGTGGGGGTGGCCAGGGAGTCTGTAAGAAGGAAGGGACGAATGAGCAATTACCCTGAGCAGGAGATCTGGGCTGTGGGTCATTGGGGCAGTCAGTACCGGGCTTACACCTCCTGTGAGACCATTCTGCCCCTGCCTACGATCCCCAGGAGAATCCGGGTGGCTCTGGACTATGAAGGGGGGCGGGTGGCATTTTTTGATGTTGACAACAAGTTCCTGATCTTCATTTTCCCACCGGCCTCTTTCACTGGGGAGAGactcttccctttctttttggCAGGATCCCCACTCCGGCTATGTCCCTGA
- the LOC119843326 gene encoding zinc finger protein RFP-like yields MAAPDPVECLQKEVSCSICLDYFTDPVSIDCGHNFCRNCIRQCSKKSEAKLSCPQCRGTALKRKFRPSRELANVAEIAKRLSCQAAQGAGRERTCNTHQESLKLFCEEDQSPICLICRESRAHRFHTVALIEEAIQDYKEQIQMQLQTLKEERRKLLGFKVTGERRRQEYLEQTKTQRCKIVSEFEQLRNLLEEQEQLLLARLGELEKEIVNWQNRSVAKRSEEISRLSELISELEKKYQQPASEFLQDIRSTLNRCKVGDFPQPLEIFPDVEKRLSNFSQKNTVLKETLRKFKASLPSELEVEWVNVTLDPDTANPHLVLAEDRKSVWWEDTPQDLPDSPKRFDTYCCVLGREGFTSGRNDWEVHLGQQGFWTIGIARESVWRKGWLSLDPSQGIWAVGLCGGQYQAYTSPDTLLPLSKRPGRIRVSLDYERGQVAFFDVDNEAPIFTFHPASFNGERILPFFWIWESQLMLCP; encoded by the exons ATGGCAGCCCCTGATCCTGTGGagtgtttgcaaaaagaagtTTCTTGTTCCATCTGTCTGGATTATTTTACTGACCCGGTGTCTATTGATTGTGGGCACAACTTCTGCCGCAATTGTATCCGGCAATGCTCAAAGAAATCGGAGGCCAAACTGTCCTGCCCTCAGTGCAGAGGCACGGCCCTGAAGAGAAAATTCAGGCCCAGCCGGGAGTTAGCAAATGTGGCTGAAATAGCCAAACGGCTGAGTTGCCAGGCTGCCcaaggggcaggaagggagaggacaTGTAACACCCACCAGGAGAGTCTGAAACTGTTCTGTGAGGAGGATCAAAGCCCCATCTGTCTGATCTGCAGAGAGTCCCGCGCTCACAGATTTCACACTGTGGCTCTCATAGAAGAAGCTATCCAGGATTACAAG GAACAAATCCAGATGCAATTGCAGACTctgaaagaagagagaagaaagctCCTGGGGTTTAAAGTGACTGGAGAGAGGCGACGCCAGGAATATCTG GAACAGACAAAAACCCAGAGGTGCAAGATTGTGTCTGAATTTGAGCAGCTGCGTAATCTACTGGAGGAACAAGAGCAGCTCTTGCTGGCCCGACTGGGAGAGCTGGAGAAGGAGATTGTGAACTGGCAGAATCGAAGTGTTGCTAAACGCTCGGAGGAGATTTCCCGTCTCAGTGAGCTGATCAGTGAGTTAGAGAAGAAGTATCAGCAGCCAGCGAGTGAATTCCTGCAG GACATCAGAAGCACCTTGAACAG GTGCAAGGTGGGGGACTTCCCACAGCCACTGGAGATTTTTCCTGACGTGGAAAAGAGACTCAGCAATTTCTCTCAAAAAAATACTGTTCTGAAGGAGACACTGAGGAAATTCAAAG CGTCTCTGCCGTCTGAATTGGAGGTGGAATGGG tgaatGTGACTCTGGATCCGGACACGGCGAATCCCCACCTCGTCCTGGCCGAGGATCGAAAAAGTGTGTGGTGGGAGGACACGCCTCAGGATCTGCCCGACAGTCCCAAGAGATTTGATACGTACTGCTGCGTGCTGGGCCGGGAGGGATTCACCTCGGGGAGGAATGACTGGGAAGTgcacctggggcagcagggattCTGGACTATCGGGATTGCCCGAGAATCTGTGTGGAGAAAGGGATGGCTTAGTCTGGACCCCTCCCAGGGGATCTGGGCTGTGGGCCTCTGTGGGGGACAGTACCAGGCTTACACCTCCCCCGACACCCTGCTTCCTCTGAGTAAGAGGCCTGGGAGGATCCGAGTTTCTCTGGACTATGAAAGAGGGCAGGTGGCTTTTTTTGATGTTGATAACGAGGCCCCAATCTTCACTTTCCATCCTGCCTCTTTCAATGGGGAAAGAATCCTCCCTTTCTTCTGGATTTGGGAATCCCAGCTCATGCTGTGTCCCTAA